A genomic window from Blastococcus saxobsidens DD2 includes:
- a CDS encoding TlyA family RNA methyltransferase, which translates to MARRSRLDAELVRRGLARSREHAVSLIAEGRVAIAGQAATKPATGVEPGTPVVVRTDSDQPSWVSRGAHKLLGALEAFPVAVEGRRALDAGASTGGFTEVLLRRGAAEVVAVDVGYGELAWSLRTDDRVRVHERTNVRTLTPEAIDGPVDLVVADLSFISLRLVLPALAACAGPDADLLPMVKPQFEVGRERLGAGGVVRDPEHRAQAVLEVGRAAQALGWGTAGVVASPLPGPAGNVEFFLWLRSDAGPIEEDTVRRAVQEGPQ; encoded by the coding sequence ATGGCCCGTCGCAGCCGACTGGACGCCGAGCTCGTCCGGCGCGGCCTGGCCCGGTCCCGTGAGCACGCGGTGTCCCTGATCGCCGAAGGACGCGTCGCGATCGCCGGGCAGGCGGCGACCAAGCCGGCCACCGGGGTCGAGCCGGGGACTCCCGTGGTCGTCCGCACCGACTCCGACCAGCCGTCGTGGGTCTCCCGCGGGGCCCACAAGCTCCTCGGCGCGCTGGAGGCCTTCCCCGTCGCAGTCGAGGGGCGGCGCGCGCTGGACGCCGGGGCGTCCACGGGCGGCTTCACCGAGGTGCTGCTGCGCCGCGGCGCGGCGGAGGTGGTCGCCGTCGACGTCGGCTACGGGGAGCTCGCCTGGTCGCTGCGCACCGACGACCGGGTGCGGGTGCACGAGCGCACCAACGTCCGGACGCTCACCCCCGAGGCGATCGACGGGCCGGTCGACCTCGTTGTCGCCGACCTGTCCTTCATCTCGCTGCGCCTGGTGCTGCCCGCGCTGGCCGCCTGCGCCGGGCCCGATGCCGATCTCCTGCCGATGGTCAAACCGCAGTTCGAGGTGGGCCGCGAGCGGCTGGGCGCCGGGGGAGTGGTGCGGGACCCGGAGCACCGGGCGCAGGCAGTGCTGGAGGTGGGACGTGCCGCCCAGGCCCTGGGCTGGGGCACCGCCGGGGTGGTGGCCAGCCCCCTGCCGGGTCCCGCCGGGAACGTCGAGTTCTTCCTCTGGTTGCGGTCCGACGCCGGGCCGATCGAGGAGGACACCGTTCGTCGAGCAGTCCAGGAGGGACCGCAGTGA
- a CDS encoding SCP2 sterol-binding domain-containing protein, with product MTALKGILGDLAANPAAAGLDRSLSCRLTDLDQVVLGRLRSGSVRDLHAVDDSPGVPKADIRLTMASDDLVALTDGRLAFGPAWASGRVKLEAGLRDLLRLRKLL from the coding sequence ATGACCGCCCTGAAGGGAATCCTCGGCGATCTCGCCGCCAACCCCGCGGCGGCGGGGCTGGACCGCAGTCTGTCGTGCCGGCTCACCGACCTCGACCAGGTGGTCCTCGGCCGGCTGAGATCGGGCTCCGTGCGGGATCTGCACGCCGTCGACGACAGCCCGGGTGTCCCGAAGGCCGACATCCGGCTGACGATGGCCAGCGATGACCTGGTCGCGCTCACCGACGGCCGGCTGGCATTCGGACCAGCGTGGGCGAGTGGCCGGGTGAAGCTCGAGGCGGGGCTGCGGGACCTGTTGCGGCTGCGCAAGCTGCTGTGA
- a CDS encoding copper transporter, with amino-acid sequence MIDFRYHLVSLIAVFLAVALGIVIGTTALNEPIQADIEGQVADLEQDKRALEDRTQELEGQLESSQAFEEAVGPVLVDGTLADRSVVLVPTNESVTAETVEEMTALVDQAGGSVTGVVRLQPEYSDPATASALQSYVTGSGLPAGIQLPESGDAATLVASLLSQVLMIPPGGPVPDTAALSSVLAGLTALDVLVPEGASVAPAEHAIVLTGSGFTGDNADQRNAALVELATALDARGAGAVVAGDAPSARENGLIGVLRADPALAAAISTVDNVGTVLGRISTVLALGQESLGTSGMYGTGEDTQPVPPLPAAAP; translated from the coding sequence GTGATCGACTTCCGCTACCACCTGGTGTCGCTGATCGCCGTCTTCCTGGCCGTGGCGCTGGGCATCGTGATCGGCACCACCGCCCTCAACGAGCCGATCCAGGCAGACATCGAGGGACAGGTCGCCGACCTCGAGCAGGACAAGCGAGCCCTCGAGGACCGCACCCAGGAGCTCGAAGGCCAGCTGGAGAGCAGCCAGGCGTTCGAGGAGGCCGTCGGCCCGGTGCTGGTCGACGGCACCCTCGCCGACCGCAGCGTCGTGCTCGTGCCCACCAACGAGAGCGTCACCGCCGAGACGGTCGAGGAGATGACCGCGCTGGTGGACCAGGCCGGCGGTTCGGTCACCGGTGTGGTCCGCCTGCAGCCGGAGTACAGCGACCCGGCCACCGCGTCAGCGCTGCAGAGCTACGTGACCGGCTCCGGGCTGCCCGCGGGCATCCAGCTGCCCGAGAGCGGCGACGCCGCGACCCTCGTGGCGTCGCTGCTGTCGCAGGTGCTCATGATCCCGCCGGGTGGTCCGGTTCCCGACACCGCCGCCCTGTCCTCGGTGCTCGCCGGGCTGACCGCCCTCGACGTCCTGGTCCCCGAGGGGGCCTCGGTGGCGCCGGCCGAGCACGCGATCGTGCTCACCGGCAGCGGGTTCACCGGGGACAACGCCGACCAGCGCAACGCCGCGCTCGTCGAGCTGGCGACGGCGCTGGACGCGCGCGGAGCCGGTGCGGTCGTCGCCGGGGACGCCCCGTCGGCCCGCGAGAACGGCCTGATCGGCGTGCTCCGGGCCGACCCGGCCCTGGCCGCGGCCATCTCCACCGTCGACAACGTCGGCACCGTCCTCGGCCGGATCAGCACCGTGCTGGCGCTGGGCCAGGAGTCGCTCGGCACGTCCGGGATGTACGGGACCGGCGAGGACACCCAGCCGGTCCCGCCGCTGCCCGCCGCCGCGCCGTGA
- the steA gene encoding putative cytokinetic ring protein SteA: MRIGTVRRGRAQDTGPGVAGTVRLDRRTKNLTKRLRPGDIAVIDHVDIDRVSADALVGCRVAGVVNAAPSISGRYPNLGPGILLDAGIPLLDDVGRDVFAKIKEGAEVRLDGNRLLDEQGTVVAEGTAHDAETVAAAMADAKAGLSVQLEAFAANTMEYMKRERALLLDGVGVPDVATSIEGRHVLVVVRGYDYKEDLHALRSYIRDYRPVLIGVDGGADALVDAGYSPDMIIGDMDSVSDDVLRCGAEVVVHAYADGRAPGLARVQDLGVEAITFPAAATSEDIAMLLADEKGATLIVAVGTHATLVEFLDKGRGGMASTFLTRLRLGGKLVDAKGVSRLYRSRISTTVLVIMVLAALLAIGAALAVSAVGRVYVDLLLDQWNSFVFWLENLFS; this comes from the coding sequence ATGCGCATCGGCACCGTTCGCCGCGGCCGGGCACAGGACACGGGGCCCGGCGTCGCCGGCACCGTCCGTCTGGACCGCCGCACCAAGAACTTGACGAAGCGACTGCGCCCCGGTGACATCGCCGTCATCGACCACGTCGACATCGACCGGGTCAGCGCCGACGCGCTCGTCGGCTGCCGGGTCGCGGGGGTGGTCAACGCCGCACCCAGCATCTCCGGCCGGTACCCCAACCTGGGTCCGGGGATCCTCCTCGACGCGGGCATCCCGCTGCTCGACGACGTCGGCCGGGACGTCTTCGCCAAGATCAAGGAGGGCGCCGAGGTCCGGCTGGACGGCAACCGGCTCCTCGACGAGCAGGGCACCGTCGTCGCCGAGGGCACCGCCCACGACGCCGAGACGGTGGCCGCCGCCATGGCCGATGCCAAGGCCGGTCTCTCCGTGCAGTTGGAGGCGTTCGCCGCCAACACCATGGAGTACATGAAGCGCGAGCGCGCGCTCCTGCTCGACGGTGTCGGCGTCCCCGACGTCGCCACGTCGATCGAGGGCCGGCACGTCCTCGTCGTCGTCCGCGGCTACGACTACAAGGAAGACCTGCACGCCCTCCGCTCCTACATCCGCGACTACCGCCCGGTCCTCATCGGCGTCGACGGCGGCGCGGATGCGCTGGTCGACGCCGGCTACTCGCCGGACATGATCATCGGCGACATGGACTCGGTGAGCGACGACGTCCTCCGGTGCGGCGCCGAGGTGGTCGTCCACGCCTACGCCGACGGTCGCGCCCCGGGACTGGCCCGCGTGCAGGACCTCGGCGTGGAGGCCATCACGTTCCCCGCGGCGGCCACCAGCGAGGACATCGCCATGCTCCTGGCCGACGAGAAGGGCGCCACGCTCATCGTCGCCGTCGGCACCCACGCCACGCTCGTCGAGTTCCTCGACAAGGGCCGCGGGGGCATGGCCTCGACCTTCCTCACCCGCCTGCGCCTGGGCGGCAAGCTCGTCGACGCCAAGGGCGTCAGCCGTCTCTACCGCAGCCGCATCTCCACCACCGTCCTGGTGATCATGGTGCTGGCCGCCCTCCTGGCGATCGGCGCCGCGCTCGCCGTCTCCGCCGTCGGCCGGGTGTACGTCGACCTGCTGCTCGACCAATGGAACAGCTTCGTCTTCTGGCTGGAGAACCTCTTCTCGTGA
- a CDS encoding NAD kinase, which yields MSKPSTGTPEEQRDRRVLLTVHTGRRDVVALAQTSAARLIRGGIGVKILEDEAPDLDIPGAEVVPCDESAAKDAEIVMVFGGDGTFLRAAELARYTDAALMGVNLGRVGFLAETEPEAVEETLSAIEDCEYSVEERLAIRVDVLDRAGTVVGGTWALNEVSVEKAERSRVLDVVIAIDGRPLTSFGCDGVLCATPTGSTAYAFSAGGPVVWPDVEALLLVPTNAHALFARPLVTSPNSVLTVAVPADGNRARVSADGRRTVEVPDGGRVDVRRAGRPVRIARVHSATFGDRLVAKFGLPVRGFRDARHAGPGHELFTSRNVLDREVVDVDGLDAGGTTREVSGGGTYDDA from the coding sequence GTGAGCAAGCCGAGCACCGGTACGCCGGAGGAGCAGCGGGACCGGCGGGTCCTGCTGACCGTGCACACCGGACGGCGGGACGTCGTGGCACTCGCCCAGACCTCGGCCGCCCGGCTGATCCGCGGCGGGATCGGGGTGAAGATCCTCGAGGACGAGGCGCCGGATCTCGACATCCCCGGCGCCGAGGTGGTGCCCTGCGACGAGTCCGCGGCCAAGGATGCCGAGATCGTCATGGTCTTCGGCGGCGACGGGACCTTCCTGCGCGCCGCCGAGCTGGCTCGCTACACCGACGCCGCGCTCATGGGGGTCAACCTCGGGCGGGTCGGCTTCCTCGCCGAGACGGAACCCGAGGCGGTGGAGGAGACCCTCTCCGCGATCGAGGACTGCGAGTACTCCGTCGAGGAGCGGCTGGCCATCCGGGTCGACGTCCTGGACCGTGCCGGCACGGTGGTCGGTGGCACGTGGGCGCTCAACGAGGTGTCGGTGGAGAAGGCCGAGCGGTCCCGCGTGCTCGACGTCGTCATCGCGATCGACGGCCGGCCGCTGACCAGTTTCGGCTGCGACGGCGTGCTCTGCGCGACGCCCACCGGGTCGACGGCCTACGCCTTCTCCGCCGGGGGACCGGTCGTGTGGCCCGACGTCGAGGCGCTGCTGCTGGTGCCGACCAACGCCCACGCGCTGTTCGCCCGCCCGTTGGTGACCTCGCCGAACTCGGTCCTCACGGTCGCGGTCCCCGCCGACGGCAACCGCGCCCGGGTGTCGGCGGACGGGCGGCGGACCGTGGAGGTGCCCGACGGCGGACGGGTCGACGTCCGCCGCGCCGGCCGGCCGGTACGGATCGCGCGGGTGCACTCCGCGACCTTCGGCGACCGGCTGGTGGCCAAGTTCGGGCTCCCGGTGCGCGGTTTCCGCGACGCCCGGCACGCCGGGCCTGGCCACGAGCTGTTCACCAGCCGCAACGTGCTCGACCGCGAGGTCGTGGACGTCGACGGTCTGGACGCAGGCGGGACGACCCGGGAGGTGAGCGGTGGCGGCACGTACGACGACGCCTGA
- a CDS encoding tetratricopeptide repeat protein, producing MSEARRPEDRPGSSGAPDGGVYEWYRRGLALLEERHPDAAATLLARAAEAEPASRSIREALARAQYDAGRYGEAMASFAALIAANPTDDYAQYGLGLAAGRAGDLPVAAEHLALAAAMRPELAHYGRALREVRARQNRRSA from the coding sequence GTGTCCGAGGCCAGACGTCCCGAGGATCGCCCCGGGAGTTCCGGCGCTCCCGACGGCGGTGTCTACGAGTGGTACCGGCGCGGTTTGGCCCTGCTGGAGGAGCGGCACCCCGACGCGGCTGCCACCCTGCTCGCCCGCGCGGCGGAGGCCGAGCCGGCGTCGCGCAGCATCCGCGAGGCGCTGGCCCGGGCCCAGTACGACGCGGGCCGGTACGGCGAGGCGATGGCCAGCTTCGCCGCTCTCATCGCCGCCAACCCGACCGACGACTACGCGCAGTACGGCCTCGGACTGGCCGCGGGCCGCGCAGGCGACCTCCCGGTTGCCGCCGAGCACCTGGCGCTCGCGGCCGCGATGCGCCCCGAGCTGGCCCACTACGGCCGGGCGCTGCGCGAGGTGCGCGCCCGCCAGAACAGGAGATCGGCGTGA
- the recN gene encoding DNA repair protein RecN, with protein sequence MAARTTTPERSSAPTGTAPAGRLSELRIRGLGAIDDVTLELGRGLTVVTGETGAGKTMVVTGLTLLFGGRADPGRVRASGRAGVEGRLELPPDSPAWARATDAGADPDDDGSLILARTVSAEGRSRAFLGGRSVPVGVVAELAESLLAVHGQTDQLRLSRPAEQRRALDRYAGPVHLALLEGYREAYQRWRALAADLERRHGQARELAQAADVLRHGLEEIAAVAPEPGEDEALDTQAKRLADADALRASADEARAALIGDVTGDLGGGDLPQDATAALAIAERALAGSDDPTLILLAQDLADAVAVVSDVAGQLAGYVADLDADPGRLAEVLDRRAAITALVRKYADAGAGAAGVLAWAEDAQRRLAELDVSDEALEALTAERDAARAEVERLGAEVSAGRRAAADGFAAEVGRELAGLAMKSARVSFSIDSHPDEPGPEGIDEVALLLAAHLGAPSRPVHKGASGGELSRVMLAIEVVFAGADPVPVMVFDEVDAGVGGQAAGEIGRRLARLARDHQVVVVTHLAQVAAFADTHLVVDKSPDTGAGVTATDIRSVEGEDRVRELARMLSGLADSDTGQAHARELLAVAAAGR encoded by the coding sequence GTGGCGGCACGTACGACGACGCCTGAGCGCTCCTCCGCGCCGACCGGCACGGCGCCTGCGGGGCGGCTGTCCGAACTGCGCATCCGCGGCCTGGGAGCCATCGACGACGTCACCCTGGAGCTGGGCCGCGGCCTGACGGTGGTCACCGGGGAGACCGGCGCCGGCAAGACCATGGTCGTCACCGGGCTGACGCTGCTCTTCGGCGGCCGCGCGGATCCCGGGCGGGTGCGGGCGAGCGGGCGCGCGGGGGTGGAGGGCCGCCTCGAGCTGCCGCCGGATTCCCCGGCCTGGGCGCGCGCGACCGACGCCGGAGCCGATCCGGACGACGACGGCAGCCTCATCCTGGCCCGCACGGTGAGCGCGGAGGGCCGGTCCCGCGCCTTCCTCGGTGGACGCAGCGTGCCCGTCGGCGTCGTCGCGGAGCTGGCCGAGAGCCTGCTGGCCGTGCACGGCCAGACCGACCAGTTGCGGCTGTCGCGCCCGGCCGAGCAGCGCCGGGCGCTCGACCGCTACGCCGGGCCGGTGCACCTGGCCCTCCTGGAGGGCTACCGGGAGGCGTACCAACGCTGGCGGGCACTGGCCGCCGACCTGGAGCGCCGGCACGGTCAGGCGCGGGAGCTGGCGCAGGCCGCTGACGTGCTCCGGCACGGGCTCGAGGAGATCGCCGCCGTCGCGCCGGAACCGGGGGAGGACGAGGCGCTCGACACCCAGGCCAAGCGGCTCGCCGACGCCGACGCCCTGCGCGCCTCGGCCGACGAGGCCCGCGCGGCGCTGATCGGTGACGTCACCGGCGACCTCGGCGGCGGCGACCTCCCGCAGGACGCGACCGCGGCGCTGGCGATCGCCGAACGGGCGCTGGCCGGCTCCGACGACCCGACGCTGATCCTGCTGGCGCAGGACCTCGCCGACGCCGTGGCCGTCGTCTCCGACGTCGCCGGGCAGCTGGCCGGCTACGTCGCCGACCTCGACGCCGACCCCGGCCGGCTCGCCGAGGTCCTCGACCGCCGGGCCGCGATCACCGCGCTGGTCCGGAAGTACGCCGACGCCGGGGCCGGGGCGGCCGGGGTGCTGGCGTGGGCGGAGGACGCCCAGCGCCGGCTCGCGGAGCTGGACGTGTCCGACGAAGCGCTCGAGGCCCTCACCGCCGAGCGGGACGCCGCTCGCGCCGAGGTGGAACGGCTGGGCGCCGAGGTCTCCGCAGGACGCCGGGCGGCCGCCGACGGTTTCGCCGCCGAGGTCGGCCGCGAGCTGGCCGGGCTGGCGATGAAGAGCGCGCGGGTCTCGTTCAGCATCGACAGCCATCCCGACGAGCCCGGCCCCGAGGGCATCGACGAGGTGGCGCTGCTGCTGGCGGCGCACCTCGGTGCCCCGTCCCGCCCCGTCCACAAGGGGGCGTCGGGAGGCGAGCTGTCCCGGGTGATGCTGGCGATCGAGGTCGTCTTCGCCGGAGCCGACCCGGTGCCGGTCATGGTGTTCGACGAGGTCGACGCGGGTGTCGGTGGGCAGGCGGCGGGGGAGATCGGCCGGCGGCTGGCCCGGCTGGCCCGTGACCACCAGGTCGTCGTCGTCACCCACCTGGCGCAGGTGGCGGCGTTCGCCGACACCCACCTGGTCGTCGACAAGTCGCCGGACACCGGCGCGGGCGTCACCGCCACCGACATCCGCTCGGTGGAGGGCGAGGACCGGGTCCGGGAACTCGCCCGGATGCTCTCCGGACTGGCCGACAGCGACACCGGTCAGGCGCACGCCCGCGAACTGCTGGCCGTCGCCGCGGCCGGTCGCTGA
- a CDS encoding TetR/AcrR family transcriptional regulator codes for MAPPVTRAAPPPPVPLPVHREPRRDEEPGAADSPAPGARPTGRAEAPVADGVTEGDAAGPGRGRRARRGSGIRERRRQQTRDRIVDAASDLFTERGFDAVSVVEIAQRAGVVEKTVFNHFPVKEGLVFEADPPMRAALLDAVRRRPAGESVSAAAGSFVVGAVSLLGSPAAADGVAAMAQVIRGSRTLQIREREILGELTGSLAELIAEETGAQPGQIEPWLAAHAVLGLYASLLELARDRVLAGVSGPELSAELRRQGRRGLALLQFGLAGYAKKR; via the coding sequence GTGGCTCCGCCCGTCACCCGGGCCGCGCCCCCGCCGCCGGTCCCGCTGCCGGTGCACCGCGAACCCCGCCGCGACGAGGAGCCGGGGGCCGCCGACTCCCCCGCCCCCGGCGCTCGGCCCACCGGTCGCGCCGAGGCGCCGGTCGCCGACGGCGTGACCGAGGGTGACGCGGCCGGGCCGGGCCGGGGCCGACGGGCACGGCGGGGCTCCGGCATCCGCGAGCGCCGCCGCCAGCAGACCCGCGACCGGATCGTCGATGCCGCCAGCGACCTGTTCACCGAGCGGGGCTTCGACGCGGTGAGCGTCGTGGAGATCGCCCAGCGGGCCGGCGTGGTCGAGAAGACGGTCTTCAACCACTTCCCGGTCAAGGAAGGGCTGGTCTTCGAGGCCGACCCGCCCATGCGGGCGGCGCTGCTGGACGCGGTGCGCCGGCGCCCGGCCGGGGAGTCGGTTTCCGCGGCGGCCGGCAGCTTCGTCGTCGGCGCGGTGAGCCTGCTGGGTTCGCCCGCGGCGGCCGACGGTGTGGCGGCGATGGCCCAGGTCATCCGGGGCAGCCGGACGCTGCAGATCCGCGAGCGGGAAATCCTCGGCGAGCTGACCGGCTCACTTGCCGAGCTCATCGCCGAGGAGACCGGCGCTCAGCCCGGGCAGATCGAGCCGTGGCTGGCCGCACACGCCGTGCTCGGCCTGTACGCGTCGCTCCTGGAGCTGGCGCGGGACCGGGTGCTGGCCGGCGTGAGCGGACCGGAGCTGTCGGCCGAACTCCGCCGCCAGGGCCGCCGCGGCCTGGCGCTGCTGCAGTTCGGCCTCGCCGGCTATGCCAAAAAGCGATAA
- a CDS encoding methylase translates to MTCFSSTDESAHYGLSVCMLLSQYRDQLGWLEEGVDELGTGDATAIADVVRALPGLRVRSYDVSASSVGVARANIADRGVADRYTVELGDFFDQADSAGGPQASTVISNPPYIPAPDRDILMPELWGGVRGNDLVLQLLKAGYTNVVCALASYSDPEATVRTAQDLGYRVVNFLAMGLDFGPYSSEPKVAEHIRHLCREGHGWAGEDGYMVAVALVTRDPHLLGDRADQLLHSLQL, encoded by the coding sequence GTGACTTGCTTCTCCTCCACCGACGAGTCCGCGCACTACGGCCTGTCGGTGTGCATGCTGCTCAGCCAGTACCGCGACCAGCTGGGATGGCTGGAGGAGGGCGTCGACGAACTGGGTACCGGTGACGCGACCGCCATCGCCGACGTCGTGCGGGCGCTGCCCGGCCTGCGGGTGCGCAGCTACGACGTCAGCGCTTCGTCGGTGGGGGTTGCGCGCGCGAACATCGCCGACCGGGGCGTGGCCGACCGCTACACGGTCGAGCTCGGTGACTTCTTCGACCAGGCGGATTCCGCCGGCGGGCCACAGGCGTCGACGGTCATCTCCAACCCGCCCTACATCCCCGCGCCGGACCGGGACATCCTCATGCCGGAGCTGTGGGGCGGCGTGCGGGGCAACGACCTGGTGCTGCAGTTGCTCAAAGCCGGCTACACCAACGTCGTCTGCGCGCTGGCCAGCTACTCCGACCCGGAGGCGACCGTGCGCACGGCCCAGGACCTCGGGTACCGGGTGGTCAACTTCCTGGCCATGGGGCTGGACTTCGGGCCCTACAGCTCCGAGCCCAAGGTGGCTGAGCACATCCGCCACCTCTGTCGCGAGGGGCACGGCTGGGCCGGGGAGGACGGCTACATGGTGGCCGTCGCGCTCGTCACCCGGGACCCGCACCTCCTTGGTGACCGCGCCGACCAGCTGTTGCACTCGCTGCAGCTCTGA
- a CDS encoding HAD-IIA family hydrolase, with translation MSGQAPTAADQGLAAGCPEPPSARYDVALLDLDGVVYVGPAAVPGVPAALAAARSAGMRLGFVTNNAARTPEEVAAHLTELGVPAGPADVITSSQAAATVVAGLLGPGARVLPVGGPGVAAALAAAGLTVVAGAGDEPEAVVQGYGREVGWGQLAEAVVAVRAGARHVATNADATIPSPRGPLPGNGAMVGVVRGVTGIEPLVTGKPDPAMHAECVRRTGARRPLVVGDRLDTDIEGARRAGAASLLVLTGVTDPATLLAAGPAHRPDLLAPDAAGVLQPHPAVTAGNRTWRCGRWSARLAEGAGALQLAGPDGDGTAADESPTDGLDGLRALCVAHWTAHPDGGAPARVVATGAAAAGALRRWELDRPAAC, from the coding sequence GTGAGCGGTCAGGCCCCCACCGCGGCGGATCAGGGCCTGGCGGCTGGTTGCCCCGAGCCGCCCAGCGCGCGGTACGACGTGGCGCTGCTCGACCTCGACGGTGTCGTCTACGTCGGCCCCGCGGCGGTTCCGGGGGTGCCCGCAGCGCTGGCCGCCGCGCGGTCGGCCGGCATGCGTCTGGGGTTCGTGACAAACAACGCGGCGCGCACGCCCGAGGAGGTCGCCGCTCACCTGACCGAACTGGGCGTGCCGGCCGGACCCGCGGACGTCATCACGAGTTCCCAGGCGGCCGCCACCGTGGTGGCCGGGCTGCTCGGCCCCGGCGCGCGGGTGCTCCCGGTCGGGGGCCCCGGCGTGGCCGCCGCCCTGGCAGCGGCGGGTCTCACCGTCGTGGCCGGCGCCGGGGACGAGCCGGAGGCGGTCGTCCAGGGGTATGGGCGCGAGGTCGGCTGGGGGCAGCTCGCCGAGGCGGTGGTCGCCGTCCGCGCCGGTGCCCGGCACGTGGCCACCAACGCCGACGCCACCATCCCGTCGCCGCGCGGCCCGTTGCCGGGGAACGGCGCCATGGTGGGCGTCGTCCGTGGCGTCACCGGGATCGAGCCGCTGGTCACCGGTAAGCCGGATCCGGCCATGCACGCCGAGTGCGTCCGCCGCACCGGAGCCCGTCGGCCCCTCGTGGTGGGCGACCGGCTCGACACGGACATCGAGGGTGCCCGTCGCGCGGGTGCCGCCAGCCTGCTGGTCCTCACCGGCGTGACCGACCCGGCCACACTGCTGGCCGCAGGCCCGGCGCACCGGCCCGACCTGCTCGCCCCGGATGCGGCGGGGGTGCTGCAGCCTCACCCGGCCGTGACGGCGGGCAACCGGACATGGCGGTGCGGGCGGTGGTCGGCCCGCCTCGCCGAGGGCGCCGGCGCGCTCCAGCTCGCCGGACCGGACGGGGACGGGACCGCAGCCGACGAGAGCCCGACGGACGGACTCGACGGTCTGCGTGCGCTCTGCGTCGCCCACTGGACGGCACACCCCGACGGCGGCGCCCCCGCCCGGGTGGTCGCCACGGGCGCAGCGGCGGCAGGGGCGCTCAGGCGCTGGGAGCTGGACCGGCCGGCTGCATGCTGA